A genome region from Salvia splendens isolate huo1 chromosome 19, SspV2, whole genome shotgun sequence includes the following:
- the LOC121778896 gene encoding uncharacterized protein LOC121778896 — protein sequence MFKDVEVKVPLLTALKMPPISKFTKDYLAGKVNEEGRLITEENVSVAIQRSDLPSKKTDPGMFTLPISIGDIQVEHAMCDLGASINVLPYSIYKKLGEAKLVDTDIMIQLADRSCIHPEGILEDVIVKVNNFLYPADFFVIKMTEPAARESSGVLLGRPFLSTANTIIDIRNGMLSLDFNGE from the coding sequence ATGTTCAAAGATGTGGAGGTCAAGGTGCCGCTGTTGACGGCGTTAAAGATGCCCCCGATCAGTAAATTCACCAAAGACTACCTGGCGGGAAAAGTGAACGAAGAAGGGAGACTAATTACAGAGGAGAACGTCTCTGTCGCGATCCAAAGGAGTGACCTCCCCTCAAAGAAGACTGATCCGGGAATGTTCACGCTCCCGATTTCTATAGGAGATATTCAAGTAGAGCACGCGATGTGCGATCTCGGAGCTTCTATCAATGTCCTGCCGTACTCTATCTATAAGAAGCTGGGAGAAGCCAAGCTAGTTGACACTGACATcatgatccaactggctgacaGATCGTGTATTCATCCAGAGGGAATTCTGGAAGACGTGATCGTAAAGGTGAATAACTTCCTATACCCAGCCGATTTTTTCGTAATCAAGATGACCGAGCCAGCAGCAAGGGAGTCGAGTGGAGTCCTACTAGGAAGGCCGTTCCTGTCTACGGCGAACACTATAATAGACATCCGTAATGGGATGTTAAGCTTGGACTTCAATGGAGAGTAG